Proteins encoded together in one Rhizobium bangladeshense window:
- a CDS encoding DeoR/GlpR family DNA-binding transcription regulator, protein MLTTQRKTLILDILRRDGQVIAKRVAEDFSLSEDTIRRDLREMAAEGLLKRVHGGAMPLSPDLPDFTARASVSSEIKARLGAKAAAMVKPGQMVFLDGGTTTAEIARQLPRDMPLTVATHSPTIAAELEQHPTAEVILTGGRLYKHSMVATGAAAMAAISQLRPDLFFLGVTAAHPVHGLSTGDFEEAAIKRHIARCSAETHVLLTEEKFDLVSPCPVLGIAEVAGLIVPAEMMSERLKPYRDLNDTIAAA, encoded by the coding sequence ATGCTGACGACGCAGCGCAAGACCCTGATACTCGACATATTGCGCCGCGATGGCCAGGTGATCGCCAAGCGTGTCGCCGAGGATTTTTCGCTTTCAGAAGACACGATCCGGCGCGACCTCCGGGAAATGGCAGCCGAGGGACTGCTCAAACGCGTGCATGGCGGCGCGATGCCGCTTTCACCCGATCTGCCCGATTTCACCGCGCGGGCCAGCGTCTCCTCCGAGATAAAGGCGCGACTGGGAGCCAAGGCAGCGGCGATGGTCAAGCCTGGGCAGATGGTCTTCCTCGACGGCGGCACGACGACGGCGGAGATCGCCAGGCAACTGCCGCGTGACATGCCGCTTACGGTAGCGACCCACAGCCCGACGATCGCTGCCGAGCTGGAACAGCATCCGACGGCCGAAGTGATCCTTACCGGCGGCCGGCTCTATAAACATTCCATGGTGGCGACGGGCGCGGCAGCGATGGCGGCGATCTCGCAGCTGCGCCCGGATCTCTTCTTTCTTGGCGTCACCGCCGCGCATCCCGTTCACGGGCTTTCCACCGGCGATTTCGAGGAAGCGGCGATCAAGCGCCATATCGCGCGTTGCTCGGCCGAAACGCATGTGCTGCTGACAGAGGAGAAGTTCGACCTCGTCTCGCCCTGCCCCGTCCTCGGTATTGCCGAGGTCGCGGGTCTGATCGTGCCGGCCGAGATGATGTCCGAGCGGCTCAAGCCTTATCGCGATCTCAACGATACGATCGCCGCGGCATGA
- a CDS encoding ABC transporter permease produces MLLHHLRVIPHLVRMHVRSQMEYRGAFWLDRLAQVLSYGSVFATIGILLARFQTLGGWTWPELALLFSFQLLAYSLGAAMSFVQLRDLEELVRLGTYDTLLVKPFSPWAYLVFSGLNIGYAGHIILAVPLLGWAVLSVDFAWSASSVAFLLAAIVSATLLTGAMITMIGATALMWVRSNHLFSIFFGFWELTRYPLNIFPGSIQITLITAVPLALTSSVPVGALLGKPIPILGDWAGPVALVAGPVWVLLAMAHWRYATRKYQGAGG; encoded by the coding sequence ATGCTCCTTCATCACCTCCGCGTCATTCCCCACTTGGTGCGCATGCATGTCCGCTCACAAATGGAATATCGGGGCGCCTTCTGGCTCGACCGGCTTGCGCAGGTCCTTTCCTACGGCAGCGTCTTTGCCACCATCGGCATCCTGCTTGCCCGCTTCCAGACGCTTGGCGGCTGGACCTGGCCGGAGCTGGCGCTGCTCTTCAGCTTCCAGCTGCTCGCCTATTCGCTGGGTGCGGCAATGAGCTTCGTGCAATTGCGCGATCTCGAGGAGCTGGTGCGGCTGGGCACCTATGATACGCTGCTGGTCAAGCCGTTCAGCCCCTGGGCCTATCTCGTCTTTTCCGGCCTCAATATCGGTTATGCCGGCCATATCATCCTGGCGGTGCCGCTGCTCGGCTGGGCGGTCCTCTCCGTCGACTTCGCCTGGTCTGCCTCGTCCGTGGCGTTCCTGCTGGCCGCGATCGTCAGCGCGACGCTGCTCACCGGTGCGATGATCACCATGATCGGCGCGACGGCGCTGATGTGGGTGCGATCGAACCACCTGTTCTCGATCTTCTTCGGCTTCTGGGAGCTGACGCGCTACCCGCTCAACATCTTCCCGGGCAGCATCCAGATCACCCTGATCACCGCTGTTCCGCTGGCGCTGACAAGTTCGGTCCCGGTCGGCGCCCTGCTTGGCAAACCGATCCCGATCCTCGGCGATTGGGCCGGACCGGTGGCGCTCGTCGCCGGCCCGGTTTGGGTGCTGCTCGCCATGGCCCACTGGCGCTACGCCACCCGCAAATACCAGGGCGCCGGCGGTTGA
- a CDS encoding ABC transporter permease, whose amino-acid sequence MNAYLAFTRSAFHAQLAYRNEVWANIFGKLVQVVARVAIWLAVYAGAGATVVDGVSLQQMVTYALLGGAVMGATRPERIIGEIGRSLKTGDIAVWLLKPLSYPLYLFANECGSFSYRLTTQVIPTVAFTALFYGMLAPASLFHGLMFVAFWALSFVLIFLMSALFGLIAFWLMTSFSLDWILGALLHLFSGVLVPFWFFPEPLATIARHLPFAWVVYYPNAVYLGRLSVADTWLHLGLGLGWAGLFLSGVLWLWRMASRRITVQGG is encoded by the coding sequence ATGAATGCGTATCTTGCCTTCACGCGCAGCGCCTTCCACGCGCAGCTCGCCTACCGCAACGAGGTCTGGGCCAATATTTTCGGCAAGCTCGTCCAGGTCGTCGCCCGCGTCGCAATCTGGCTCGCCGTCTATGCCGGCGCCGGCGCGACGGTCGTCGACGGCGTCTCGCTGCAGCAGATGGTGACCTACGCCCTGCTCGGCGGCGCTGTCATGGGCGCCACCCGCCCTGAAAGGATCATCGGCGAGATCGGCCGCTCACTCAAGACAGGCGATATCGCCGTCTGGCTGCTGAAGCCGCTCTCCTATCCGCTCTATCTCTTCGCCAATGAATGCGGCAGCTTTTCCTACCGTCTGACGACGCAGGTCATCCCGACCGTCGCCTTCACGGCCTTGTTCTATGGCATGCTGGCGCCGGCAAGCCTGTTTCACGGCCTGATGTTTGTCGCCTTCTGGGCGCTGTCCTTCGTGCTGATTTTCCTGATGTCGGCGCTTTTCGGCCTGATCGCCTTCTGGCTGATGACGAGCTTCTCGCTGGACTGGATCCTCGGCGCCCTGCTGCATCTGTTCTCCGGTGTGCTGGTGCCGTTCTGGTTCTTTCCCGAGCCGCTGGCGACGATCGCCCGTCACCTGCCCTTCGCCTGGGTCGTGTATTATCCCAACGCCGTCTATCTCGGCAGGCTTTCTGTCGCCGACACCTGGCTGCATCTCGGCCTTGGCCTCGGCTGGGCCGGACTGTTCCTTTCGGGCGTGCTCTGGCTCTGGCGCATGGCGTCGCGCCGCATCACCGTGCAGGGGGGATGA
- a CDS encoding YbhB/YbcL family Raf kinase inhibitor-like protein: protein MTLTLISKAFAEDQPIPKKYARAGENLFPPLAWSGAPDETRSFALVVEDPDAPHGTFRHCGIANIPAEWSALSESADTAPGTAPRFYRNDFGNARYDGPQPPRGDRPHHYIFRLAALDVPKLSIPAAAGISAMWAEARKHALAEATVTGTYQTQ from the coding sequence ATGACTTTGACATTGATCAGCAAGGCTTTCGCCGAGGATCAGCCGATCCCGAAGAAATATGCACGGGCCGGCGAGAATCTGTTTCCGCCGCTTGCCTGGAGCGGCGCCCCCGATGAGACGAGGAGCTTTGCTCTGGTGGTCGAGGATCCGGATGCTCCGCACGGCACCTTCCGCCACTGCGGCATCGCCAATATCCCGGCCGAGTGGAGCGCACTTTCCGAAAGCGCTGATACGGCGCCGGGAACAGCTCCCCGCTTCTACAGGAATGACTTCGGCAATGCCCGTTACGACGGCCCGCAACCGCCCCGGGGCGATCGCCCGCACCATTACATCTTCCGCCTCGCGGCTCTCGACGTGCCCAAGCTTTCCATCCCGGCTGCGGCCGGCATCAGTGCGATGTGGGCGGAGGCAAGGAAACATGCATTGGCGGAAGCGACCGTCACTGGCACCTACCAGACGCAATGA
- a CDS encoding LysR substrate-binding domain-containing protein, whose amino-acid sequence MKNLNSVHLNGLRALETVGRLGSLQAAADELGVSVGAVSQQVIKAEAQLGQVIFERTARGMIATEAGRPVLSALDEGFARLSAAVSLAQRKDDTILTISVAPVFAARWLVCRLDRFAERHPEIKLRLDATTNLVNPALGDVDIGIRVGNGRWPDVKAELLLEQEVFPVCSPEMAAKLREPVDILALPAVIDGRAMFSWEVWMREAGLSGASPSTRHVFNDASLCLDAAIAGQGVMLAWQTLAHFALAEGRLVAPFGIRAKTGFGHYFITADGAREPKKVRDFKAWIREEMAGTLTLFQ is encoded by the coding sequence ATGAAGAACCTGAATAGCGTCCATCTCAACGGCCTGCGCGCGCTGGAGACCGTCGGCCGTCTCGGCTCGTTGCAGGCGGCCGCCGACGAACTGGGCGTCTCGGTTGGCGCCGTCAGCCAGCAAGTGATCAAGGCCGAGGCCCAGCTCGGCCAGGTGATTTTCGAGCGCACCGCCCGGGGAATGATCGCCACGGAAGCCGGCCGGCCGGTGCTTTCGGCGCTCGACGAGGGCTTCGCCCGTCTTTCGGCCGCAGTGTCTCTGGCGCAACGCAAGGACGATACGATCCTGACCATCTCGGTGGCGCCGGTCTTTGCCGCCCGCTGGCTTGTCTGCCGCCTCGATCGCTTCGCTGAGCGTCATCCCGAGATCAAGCTGCGGCTCGATGCAACGACCAATCTCGTCAATCCCGCCCTCGGCGACGTCGATATCGGCATCCGCGTCGGGAATGGCCGATGGCCCGACGTGAAGGCTGAACTGCTGCTGGAACAGGAGGTCTTCCCTGTCTGCTCGCCCGAGATGGCGGCGAAACTGCGTGAACCCGTCGATATCCTGGCCCTGCCAGCGGTCATCGACGGCCGCGCCATGTTCAGCTGGGAGGTCTGGATGCGCGAGGCAGGCCTGTCAGGCGCATCGCCCTCGACGCGCCACGTCTTCAACGATGCCTCACTCTGCCTCGATGCGGCAATCGCCGGCCAGGGCGTCATGCTCGCTTGGCAGACGCTCGCCCACTTTGCGCTTGCCGAAGGCCGGCTGGTGGCCCCCTTCGGCATTCGCGCCAAGACCGGCTTCGGCCATTATTTCATTACCGCCGATGGTGCGCGCGAGCCGAAGAAGGTCAGGGATTTCAAGGCGTGGATCCGCGAGGAAATGGCCGGCACGCTGACGCTTTTCCAGTAG
- a CDS encoding ABC transporter ATP-binding protein: MTAMIEARGVSKRFRQHKRFPGLIGAFKTLVTSEYTEVQAVSDIGFDIMAGEAVGYLGPNGAGKSTMIKMMTGILVPSAGTISVLGRTPHLSRMDNAREIGVVFGQRSQLWWDLPLIDSFTLHQRIYDIPPARYADNLRHFSELLDLTPFLDRAVRQLSLGQRMRAEIVMSLLHDPKILFLDEPTIGLDVVAKDAVRRFLSEINRERGVTIILTTHDLQDIETICPRLIMVDHARLIFDGELRSLRAALGSARRLTLEFASDPGPLPLRMASLVSDEGLRKEYLIEREDVSLVKILSEVGSDRDLKDVALHEPDIEEVIRTFYQRRNAMARAS; this comes from the coding sequence ATGACGGCTATGATCGAAGCCCGGGGCGTCAGCAAACGCTTCCGGCAACACAAGCGATTTCCCGGTCTCATCGGCGCCTTCAAGACGCTGGTGACCAGCGAATATACCGAGGTTCAGGCCGTTTCCGATATCGGCTTCGATATTATGGCCGGCGAGGCCGTCGGCTATCTCGGCCCGAACGGCGCCGGCAAATCGACGATGATCAAGATGATGACCGGCATCCTGGTGCCGAGCGCCGGCACGATTTCGGTGCTCGGCCGCACGCCGCATCTCTCCCGCATGGACAATGCTCGCGAGATCGGCGTCGTCTTCGGCCAGCGCAGCCAGCTGTGGTGGGACCTGCCCCTGATCGACAGCTTCACCCTGCACCAGCGCATCTATGATATTCCGCCTGCCCGTTACGCCGATAATCTGCGCCACTTCAGCGAGCTGCTCGACCTCACCCCCTTCCTCGACCGGGCGGTGCGCCAGCTCAGCCTCGGCCAGCGCATGCGCGCCGAGATCGTGATGTCGCTGCTGCACGATCCGAAGATCCTCTTTCTCGACGAACCGACGATCGGTCTCGACGTGGTCGCCAAGGATGCCGTGCGCCGCTTCCTCTCCGAGATCAACCGCGAACGCGGCGTCACCATCATCCTCACCACCCATGACCTGCAGGACATCGAGACCATCTGCCCGCGGCTGATCATGGTCGATCACGCCAGGCTGATCTTCGACGGGGAATTGCGCAGCCTTCGCGCAGCCCTTGGCTCGGCCCGGCGGCTGACGCTGGAGTTTGCGAGCGACCCCGGCCCCTTGCCGCTCAGGATGGCATCGCTCGTCAGCGACGAGGGACTGCGCAAGGAATATCTGATCGAGCGCGAAGACGTCTCGCTGGTCAAAATCCTTTCGGAGGTCGGCAGTGACCGTGACCTCAAGGATGTGGCGCTGCACGAGCCCGATATCGAAGAGGTGATCCGCACCTTCTACCAACGCCGCAACGCCATGGCACGGGCCTCATGA
- a CDS encoding TIGR03808 family TAT-translocated repetitive protein has translation MPLRRDMLLFLAASAVAGGTARAIASPLTAASQPDLRGAIDAVEYRAVQSGDRETRQLEQMIKQAAAENVPVFLPPGTYRVSNLTLPDNTHITGVPGASRIVYTGDGHLFAAENIRRIELSNLVIDGGNRWLGDYAGGLLQFTGVDEVLIDNCEIGGSRKHGLQLERCGGRIERSRISGAAQSGLYAVDSTDLSIVANTISDCGNGGILVHRWKKAEDGTVVSGNRISNIRANDGGTGQNGNGINVFRADGVMVVNNHISDCAFTAIRANSASDIQISSNQCRRSGETAIYVEFAFEGAVVSANMIDGAANGISIANFDEGGRLASVTGNVVRNLTLNGPYTHEVGFGIGIAAEADTLVSGNVIEGAPRWGLQIGWGAYLRNVVVSGNVVRKAPVGCAVSVAEGAGTAVITDNVFQETAEGAVLGFEWDRKVSGEMASGGSAYRQLTVERNRIS, from the coding sequence ATGCCCCTTCGCCGCGACATGCTTCTCTTTCTCGCCGCCTCGGCGGTTGCGGGCGGGACGGCGCGCGCGATTGCCTCGCCGCTGACAGCGGCCAGCCAGCCCGATCTGCGCGGTGCGATCGACGCGGTGGAATATCGCGCCGTTCAAAGCGGCGACCGCGAGACCCGTCAGCTCGAACAGATGATCAAACAGGCCGCGGCCGAGAATGTGCCGGTCTTCCTGCCGCCGGGCACCTACCGCGTTTCCAATCTCACTCTGCCGGACAATACCCACATCACGGGCGTGCCCGGCGCCTCGCGGATAGTCTATACCGGCGATGGTCACCTTTTTGCGGCCGAGAACATCAGACGCATCGAACTTTCCAACCTCGTCATCGACGGCGGCAACCGCTGGCTCGGCGATTATGCCGGCGGGCTCCTTCAATTTACCGGCGTCGACGAGGTGCTGATCGACAATTGCGAGATCGGCGGCAGCCGCAAGCACGGCCTGCAACTGGAGCGCTGCGGCGGGCGGATCGAACGCAGCCGCATTTCGGGCGCCGCTCAATCCGGGCTTTACGCAGTCGATTCCACCGATCTTTCGATCGTTGCAAATACGATCTCGGATTGCGGCAATGGCGGCATCCTCGTACATCGCTGGAAGAAGGCGGAGGACGGGACGGTGGTTTCCGGCAACCGGATTTCCAACATACGGGCCAATGACGGCGGCACCGGCCAGAACGGTAACGGCATCAATGTCTTTCGCGCCGATGGCGTAATGGTGGTGAACAACCACATTTCCGACTGCGCTTTTACCGCAATCCGCGCCAATTCTGCCTCGGACATCCAGATCAGCAGCAACCAATGCCGGCGCTCCGGCGAGACAGCGATCTATGTCGAATTCGCCTTCGAAGGCGCCGTCGTATCCGCCAATATGATCGACGGGGCGGCGAACGGGATATCGATCGCCAATTTCGACGAAGGCGGCAGGCTCGCAAGCGTCACCGGCAATGTCGTGCGCAATCTGACATTGAACGGCCCCTACACCCACGAGGTCGGCTTCGGCATCGGCATAGCGGCGGAGGCCGATACGCTGGTGTCGGGCAATGTGATCGAGGGCGCGCCGCGCTGGGGACTGCAGATCGGTTGGGGCGCCTATCTCAGAAATGTCGTCGTCAGCGGCAATGTAGTACGCAAGGCGCCTGTCGGATGCGCCGTCTCGGTCGCCGAGGGCGCCGGCACCGCCGTCATCACCGACAATGTCTTTCAGGAGACGGCCGAAGGAGCCGTCCTCGGCTTCGAATGGGACCGAAAAGTCTCCGGCGAGATGGCGAGCGGCGGTTCAGCCTACAGGCAGCTGACTGTCGAACGGAACCGCATTTCCTGA
- a CDS encoding glutathione S-transferase family protein, with protein sequence MLTLYYAPATCALASLIALEESGLAFETKKLSFSDGEQRSPDYLKINPKGRVPALVTDRGVLTETPAILGFIAEIAPAAKLAPFGDAFEMARLQSFNSYLCSTVHVNHAHRRRGSRWADEPAALEAMKAKVPQNMADCFTLIEEKMFEGPWVMGETYSLADPYLFVMTDWLPSDGVDPARFAKVSDHHARMMLRPAVQRALAYDRG encoded by the coding sequence ATGCTGACACTGTATTACGCGCCGGCAACCTGCGCGCTCGCAAGCCTGATTGCCTTGGAAGAATCCGGCCTTGCCTTCGAAACGAAAAAGCTCAGCTTCAGCGATGGCGAGCAGCGTTCGCCGGATTATCTGAAGATCAATCCGAAGGGCCGTGTGCCGGCGCTCGTCACCGATCGCGGCGTGCTGACGGAGACGCCAGCGATCCTCGGCTTCATCGCTGAAATCGCCCCGGCCGCCAAGCTCGCGCCATTCGGCGATGCTTTCGAAATGGCGCGGCTGCAATCCTTCAACAGCTATCTCTGCTCGACCGTGCATGTGAACCATGCCCATCGCCGGCGCGGCTCCCGCTGGGCCGACGAGCCGGCGGCACTCGAGGCGATGAAGGCCAAGGTACCGCAGAATATGGCCGATTGCTTCACCCTGATCGAAGAGAAGATGTTCGAAGGCCCGTGGGTGATGGGAGAGACCTATTCGCTCGCCGATCCCTATCTCTTCGTCATGACCGACTGGCTGCCGTCCGACGGCGTCGATCCCGCCCGCTTCGCAAAAGTCAGCGACCACCACGCCCGCATGATGCTGCGCCCAGCAGTCCAGCGGGCGCTGGCCTACGACCGGGGCTGA
- a CDS encoding DUF2231 domain-containing protein produces MNPKSTFSIAGHPIHPMLIPFPVAAFVGTLVLDIVYARSGDPAWAAATNWMLGAGLVMAALAAVAGLIDFFGDSRIRDLRDAWFHMIGNVVLVLIEAVNLWRRMAEGGDFIVPTGLVLSLIATALLLFNGWKGWEMVYRHRVGVSEDPGTTR; encoded by the coding sequence ATGAACCCGAAAAGCACCTTTAGCATTGCCGGTCATCCGATCCACCCGATGTTGATCCCGTTCCCGGTCGCAGCCTTCGTCGGCACGCTGGTTCTCGACATCGTCTACGCCCGGTCGGGCGATCCGGCCTGGGCAGCTGCAACCAACTGGATGCTCGGCGCCGGCCTTGTCATGGCGGCGCTGGCTGCCGTTGCCGGCTTGATCGATTTCTTCGGCGACAGCCGCATTCGCGACCTGCGCGACGCCTGGTTTCATATGATCGGCAATGTCGTCCTCGTCCTGATCGAGGCAGTCAACCTCTGGCGGCGAATGGCCGAAGGCGGCGACTTCATCGTGCCGACCGGATTGGTCCTGTCTTTGATCGCCACCGCCCTTCTTCTGTTCAACGGCTGGAAAGGCTGGGAAATGGTCTATCGCCACCGCGTTGGCGTCAGCGAGGATCCGGGCACGACGAGATGA
- a CDS encoding SDR family NAD(P)-dependent oxidoreductase, with protein MKDVIALVTGGSRGIGRGIALALLAEGVTVHVTGRTRFEAEANQAGSAGSLEGLELEAAKLPGRLFVHRCDHASDADNERLTEAIRAGGRLDILVNNAWPGYENMVEDGEFTWPKPFWEQPARRWEAMIGTALRGAFMMSRAVAPLMISARRGLIVNISFWAAQLYEGNAIYGIAKAAADKMAADFAHELRPHNVAAIALYPGLVRTEAVLENAEYFDMSNSESPQFIGHVIGGLWRDPALMSKSGRVQIAAALAREYGIADVDGYRPVPLTAADFVRDAGPSAGPTELQDS; from the coding sequence ATGAAAGACGTTATCGCTTTGGTCACCGGCGGAAGCCGCGGTATTGGGCGCGGCATTGCACTTGCTCTGCTTGCCGAAGGCGTCACCGTTCATGTGACCGGCAGGACACGTTTCGAGGCAGAGGCAAATCAAGCGGGATCGGCGGGTTCGCTCGAGGGGCTGGAGCTTGAAGCGGCAAAACTGCCGGGGCGTCTCTTCGTCCATCGATGCGATCACGCCAGCGATGCCGACAATGAACGCCTGACTGAAGCGATCCGGGCCGGCGGCAGGCTCGATATTCTGGTGAACAATGCCTGGCCGGGTTACGAAAACATGGTCGAAGATGGCGAATTCACCTGGCCTAAGCCATTCTGGGAGCAGCCGGCCCGGCGATGGGAGGCGATGATCGGCACTGCTCTGCGGGGTGCTTTCATGATGTCGCGCGCTGTCGCTCCGTTGATGATCTCGGCGCGACGCGGCCTGATCGTCAACATCTCCTTCTGGGCCGCCCAGCTATACGAAGGCAATGCGATCTATGGCATAGCCAAAGCCGCCGCCGACAAGATGGCCGCCGATTTCGCGCATGAGCTGCGCCCTCACAATGTCGCGGCGATCGCGCTCTATCCGGGGCTGGTCCGCACCGAAGCGGTGCTTGAGAACGCCGAGTATTTCGACATGAGCAATTCGGAATCGCCTCAGTTCATCGGCCATGTCATCGGTGGCCTGTGGCGAGACCCGGCGCTGATGTCGAAGTCCGGGCGCGTGCAGATCGCCGCGGCATTGGCGCGCGAATACGGCATCGCCGATGTCGACGGCTACAGGCCGGTTCCCCTGACTGCCGCCGACTTTGTCCGCGATGCCGGGCCATCGGCCGGTCCCACCGAACTGCAAGACAGTTGA
- a CDS encoding glutathione S-transferase family protein, giving the protein MLTIYGVYRSRASRVYWMAEELGLEFRSVPVLQGRRLADPLAEEAPLNTHSPDFEALNPMAQIPSIRDGDLVLHESLAINLYLARKHGGPLTGQTVEEDGLLTMWTIWAASQVEPHSVKIVLTYDNELENSEDGKQTIAAACYGLRRPFAALESHLAGRQWIVGDRFTVADLNIAEVLRYAQTETDLFDAHPNIKAWIERCQARPAYRAMQAARAKEPIEV; this is encoded by the coding sequence ATGCTGACAATCTATGGAGTCTACCGATCGCGAGCGTCACGCGTCTACTGGATGGCAGAGGAGCTCGGGCTCGAGTTCCGCTCCGTGCCGGTGCTGCAGGGCAGGCGGCTTGCCGACCCACTGGCCGAAGAAGCGCCGCTCAACACGCATTCGCCTGATTTCGAAGCCCTCAACCCAATGGCGCAGATCCCAAGCATTCGCGACGGCGACCTCGTCTTGCACGAGTCGCTGGCGATCAATCTCTACCTCGCGCGCAAGCATGGCGGACCACTTACCGGCCAAACCGTCGAAGAAGACGGATTGCTGACGATGTGGACGATCTGGGCGGCCTCACAGGTCGAACCGCATTCGGTGAAGATCGTGCTGACCTATGATAACGAGCTCGAAAACAGTGAGGACGGCAAGCAGACGATTGCCGCCGCCTGCTACGGGCTGCGCAGGCCGTTTGCCGCGCTCGAAAGCCATCTCGCCGGCCGGCAGTGGATCGTCGGCGATCGCTTCACCGTCGCCGATCTCAACATCGCGGAGGTGCTACGTTATGCCCAGACCGAGACGGACCTTTTCGACGCGCATCCGAACATCAAGGCCTGGATCGAACGCTGCCAGGCTCGCCCGGCCTACAGGGCAATGCAGGCAGCACGCGCGAAGGAGCCGATCGAGGTTTGA
- a CDS encoding DUF2087 domain-containing protein, producing the protein MSRKLIPLEVSDASAFAKSLRLQLSAHEGLPSHLQFLNMLAKAAGHGNFQSLRAKADPADSEAIRPTAVPVADPEIDRKHIDRVQRSFDGEFRLMRWPSRRTDQITALWLLWSQLPSAMEMSEKEVSALLRDRHLFGDHALLRRELCELGLVSRTRDGSVYRRVERPMPIDAAAILRQRFQRQAG; encoded by the coding sequence ATGTCCAGAAAACTCATTCCGCTCGAAGTGAGCGACGCATCCGCATTTGCGAAATCGCTGCGCCTGCAGCTCTCCGCCCATGAGGGTCTTCCCTCTCACCTCCAGTTCCTCAACATGCTGGCAAAGGCTGCCGGTCACGGCAATTTCCAGAGCCTTCGTGCGAAAGCCGATCCAGCTGACAGCGAGGCCATCCGCCCGACAGCAGTGCCCGTCGCCGATCCCGAGATCGACCGGAAGCATATCGACCGTGTTCAACGCAGCTTCGACGGAGAGTTTCGCCTGATGCGCTGGCCGTCGCGGCGCACGGATCAAATTACGGCGCTTTGGCTTCTCTGGTCGCAGCTTCCCTCGGCAATGGAAATGTCCGAAAAGGAGGTCAGTGCTCTTCTTCGCGACAGGCACCTGTTTGGAGATCACGCTTTGCTGCGGCGGGAGCTCTGCGAACTCGGCCTGGTGAGCCGGACGCGCGACGGCAGTGTCTATAGACGCGTCGAACGGCCAATGCCGATAGACGCAGCGGCAATCCTGCGTCAGCGGTTCCAACGACAAGCGGGCTGA
- a CDS encoding DUF4406 domain-containing protein, which translates to MLILIAGPYRSGTGDDPEKMAANLKRLEEPSYALFKAGHVPMIGEWVALPIWHAAGGRSVGDALYEQIFHPVAGRLLQLCEGVLRLPGDSKGADNDVRIARERGIPVWHRLEDVPGCG; encoded by the coding sequence ATGTTGATTTTGATTGCCGGGCCTTATCGGTCCGGAACGGGCGACGACCCGGAAAAGATGGCCGCCAACCTGAAGCGGCTGGAGGAACCCTCTTACGCCTTGTTCAAGGCCGGCCATGTGCCGATGATCGGCGAATGGGTGGCCCTGCCGATCTGGCATGCCGCCGGCGGCAGATCGGTCGGCGATGCGCTTTATGAGCAGATCTTCCATCCGGTCGCCGGCCGGCTGCTGCAGCTCTGCGAGGGCGTACTGCGCCTGCCCGGCGATTCCAAGGGCGCCGACAACGACGTGCGCATCGCCAGGGAACGCGGCATTCCGGTCTGGCACCGGCTGGAGGATGTGCCGGGCTGCGGGTGA